The following nucleotide sequence is from Pandoraea thiooxydans.
GCTGGCAAACTCGCGCCGGTCGCCGGGCTCGCCCAGCGCCACCACGATGGCGCGGGCGTTTGCCGGCAGCTCCTCCAGGCGCCGGCTGATGGCGGGCAGGGCGGTGGCGTCGCCCGCCAGCAGGTGCCAGTCGTAGTCGGTGGGAATGATCAGCGAGCCGCGCGGGCCGGCGACGATCGCAGGCTCGCCGGGGCGGGTGCTGCGCGCCCAGGCCGAAGCCGCGCCCGCGCCATGCCGCGCGAACTCGATGGTCAGCTCGCGCGCGGCCGCGTCGAAGCGGCGCGGCGTATAGTGGCGCCCCACCGGCTCGCCCTGCGCATCGAGCACCATGAGTTTGATATGATCGTCGAACGAGTCGGACGCAAAGCCTTCGAGCGCCTCGCCCGTGAACGTGATCGTGACGAAATTGGGGCCCAGCGCCTCGACACGAGCAACCTCGACCTCCCGATGCTGCAATTCATAACGGACCCGGCGCACGCGGCGCGTGCCGATCGCGTTTTCCATCGCCTTCTCCAAATTGGTTGATAATGTCACCCATTATGCGAAAACAAGTTGATAAAGTCAACCAGATGCCGGATGCCTCGCCTGACGAGGTTTTCGAGTCGATCCACACCATCATGCATCT
It contains:
- a CDS encoding siderophore-interacting protein — its product is MENAIGTRRVRRVRYELQHREVEVARVEALGPNFVTITFTGEALEGFASDSFDDHIKLMVLDAQGEPVGRHYTPRRFDAAARELTIEFARHGAGAASAWARSTRPGEPAIVAGPRGSLIIPTDYDWHLLAGDATALPAISRRLEELPANARAIVVALGEPGDRREFASRAQCDVRWVTGADAFLATLGALRLPPGEGFAWCAGEAAVMAKTREILLREHGLPKEAMRVAAYWKQGASSFHEHLE